In one window of Zhihengliuella sp. ISTPL4 DNA:
- a CDS encoding DsbA family oxidoreductase: MTEPIAIDIWSDIACPWCYIGKRNLEKGLEAVAADEDAPQVTVTFHSFELSPDTPVDFDGDEIDFLSGHKGMPRTQVEQMLANVTNVAANAGLQYRFDLLQHTNTVKAHELLHFAKAEGRQHEMEERLMSAYFTEGKHVGRIDDLVALAAEVGLDADRARAALESEQYLADVRQDQAQARAYGIQGVPFFVVDGQYGISGAQPPAAFENVIRDLWAQRSAAVEA, translated from the coding sequence GTGACTGAACCCATCGCCATCGACATCTGGTCCGACATCGCCTGCCCCTGGTGCTACATCGGCAAGCGCAACCTCGAGAAGGGCCTCGAAGCGGTCGCGGCCGACGAGGACGCTCCGCAGGTCACGGTCACCTTCCACTCCTTCGAGCTCTCCCCGGACACCCCCGTCGACTTCGACGGGGACGAGATCGACTTCCTTTCCGGGCACAAGGGGATGCCGCGCACGCAGGTCGAGCAGATGCTCGCCAACGTCACGAACGTCGCCGCGAACGCAGGGCTGCAGTATCGGTTCGACCTCCTGCAGCACACGAACACCGTGAAGGCGCACGAGTTGCTGCACTTCGCGAAGGCCGAGGGCCGCCAGCACGAGATGGAGGAGCGGCTCATGTCCGCCTACTTCACCGAGGGCAAGCACGTGGGACGCATCGACGACCTCGTGGCCCTCGCCGCCGAGGTCGGTCTCGACGCCGATCGTGCCCGCGCGGCTCTCGAGAGCGAGCAGTACCTCGCCGATGTCCGCCAGGACCAGGCGCAGGCCCGTGCGTACGGCATTCAGGGCGTGCCGTTCTTCGTGGTCGACGGTCAGTACGGCATCAGCGGCGCGCAGCCGCCGGCGGCGTTCGAGAACGTGATCCGCGACCTCTGGGCGCAGCGCAGCGCGGCCGTCGAGGCCTGA
- a CDS encoding adenylate kinase family protein, translating into MLSADDPLPFRPARVLVAGVTGSGKTTLSRRLAALWDLHHVEIDGLFHGPDWTPRAEFLDDVRAFAAEERWVTEWQYTSKGTDEILTPRAQLALWLDYPYRVVRSRLLRRTLSRSLLRTRMWNGNVEKPIWRMLRGDPEENILAWQTATLHKWAERFPEVQERFPHLTIVRLTHPRETKRWLRAQADVGVSTAPPKRRSRER; encoded by the coding sequence ATGCTCTCCGCCGACGATCCGCTGCCCTTCCGGCCCGCACGGGTGCTCGTCGCGGGCGTCACCGGCTCGGGGAAGACGACCCTGTCCCGACGGCTGGCCGCCCTCTGGGACCTCCACCACGTGGAGATCGACGGCCTGTTCCACGGCCCGGACTGGACCCCGCGGGCGGAGTTCCTCGACGACGTGCGCGCCTTCGCGGCGGAGGAGCGCTGGGTGACCGAGTGGCAGTACACGAGCAAGGGGACCGACGAGATCCTGACCCCGAGGGCGCAGCTCGCGCTCTGGCTCGACTACCCGTACCGCGTGGTGCGGTCGCGTCTGCTCCGGCGCACCCTCAGCCGCAGTCTCCTCCGCACCCGGATGTGGAACGGGAACGTCGAGAAGCCGATCTGGCGAATGCTCCGAGGCGATCCGGAAGAGAACATCCTGGCGTGGCAGACCGCGACGCTCCACAAATGGGCAGAGCGCTTCCCGGAGGTACAGGAGCGCTTCCCGCATCTCACGATCGTGCGGTTGACGCATCCGCGCGAGACCAAGCGCTGGCTGCGAGCTCAGGCCGACGTCGGGGTGTCCACGGCGCCGCCGAAGCGCCGGTCGCGGGAGAGGTAG
- a CDS encoding metallophosphoesterase family protein: MPDRLPISRRTVLTAGALGALGTALPLGTTPAAAVIVPASPGAAQARNLRFRADGTFKVVQFNDTQDDELTDRRTVELMEKVLDQEKPDFVVINGDVITGGCETRLAVKQAINNVVMPMESRRIPWAVTYGNHDEDSLPQSGVDEAGMLKIYRSYEYNVNAENTRGVTGTSNTIVTIGSAAKKNREAFALWLMDSGRYAPDAIDGQDFAGYPAWDWLRMDQVAWYREQSQRLEQRRGRKIPGLMFLHIALWEHRFMWWGGVDTRTAADAARGKARHGIVGERNEDECPGPFNSGMFNAILERGDVKGVFVGHDHINDYVGDYYGVMLGYAPGTGFGAYGLAGAERNRMRGGRVFELKETGEDVSIATRVVYARDLGIDLTANDQPMEPLPLGPRQQRL; encoded by the coding sequence ATGCCCGACCGACTGCCGATCAGCCGGCGAACTGTCCTCACCGCGGGAGCGCTCGGCGCGCTCGGCACCGCCCTCCCCCTCGGCACGACTCCCGCCGCCGCGGTGATCGTCCCGGCATCACCCGGCGCGGCACAGGCGCGGAACCTGCGCTTCCGTGCGGACGGCACCTTCAAGGTCGTGCAGTTCAACGACACGCAGGACGACGAGCTCACAGACCGCCGCACGGTCGAGCTGATGGAGAAGGTGCTCGACCAGGAGAAGCCGGACTTCGTGGTCATCAACGGCGATGTGATCACGGGCGGATGCGAGACGCGGCTGGCGGTGAAGCAGGCGATCAACAACGTCGTCATGCCGATGGAGTCGCGCCGCATCCCGTGGGCGGTCACGTACGGCAACCACGACGAGGACTCCCTGCCCCAGTCCGGCGTCGACGAGGCGGGGATGCTGAAGATCTACCGCTCCTACGAGTACAACGTGAATGCGGAGAACACCCGCGGCGTGACCGGCACGAGTAACACCATCGTCACGATCGGCTCCGCGGCGAAGAAGAACCGCGAGGCGTTCGCGCTCTGGCTGATGGACTCCGGCCGGTACGCGCCGGATGCCATCGACGGCCAGGACTTCGCCGGCTACCCGGCGTGGGATTGGCTGCGTATGGACCAGGTGGCCTGGTACCGCGAGCAGTCGCAGCGTCTCGAGCAGCGCCGCGGGCGCAAGATCCCCGGGCTCATGTTCCTGCACATCGCGCTGTGGGAGCACCGCTTCATGTGGTGGGGTGGCGTGGACACCCGCACAGCGGCGGACGCCGCCCGCGGCAAGGCCCGGCACGGGATCGTCGGGGAGCGCAACGAGGACGAGTGCCCCGGCCCGTTCAACTCGGGGATGTTCAACGCGATCCTCGAGCGCGGCGACGTGAAGGGCGTGTTCGTCGGGCACGACCACATCAACGACTACGTGGGCGACTACTACGGCGTGATGCTGGGCTATGCCCCCGGGACCGGCTTCGGGGCGTACGGCCTCGCCGGCGCCGAGCGCAACCGGATGCGCGGGGGCCGGGTCTTCGAGCTGAAGGAGACGGGCGAGGACGTCTCCATCGCGACCCGGGTGGTCTACGCCAGGGACCTCGGCATCGACCTGACGGCGAACGATCAGCCGATGGAGCCGCTCCCCCTCGGACCCCGCCAGCAGCGCCTCTGA